From Endozoicomonas sp. 8E, the proteins below share one genomic window:
- a CDS encoding serpin family protein — protein MAQVIKFPDIALQHRRILLLVSLLYFLLLPTQLRAVTYVDFIGDDPEKLPPYPALHEESSDDEHQVDTMQYQSVTPENPDPDSPAAESSRDLELAISLFTQAAKETPENFLISPDGLFRSLAPVLMGATGETRRLLQSYLGDRYSEPPPAAATATSSAFAQDDYFVSNTLLLSDDLVIKETYLEEAKQVNVDVRENIRFRDPASLEILADKLNELFSELTRGMVPKFCHASEWSTDTTLGLISSVYFKGLWRDSFSIREAGSFTLPDDDKDDDKRVLLDKWMLGEISSSQYAEHNYWQAVTVPYRGAHQMILVLPPEGIMPHEISAGTVMALFSSLDSQGLYPYQSSSKITIGLPPFKVDSDIELSRFLRKTPLGAVFTGAVLRSSLELGAMLSDPRGASINLVRQHCAIEVNKDGTRAAAVTRISTTRGGGGGSHRKSIQFNRPFAYFVRDEKTGEILFVGQVVDPRSTSKSGTGSH, from the coding sequence ATGGCTCAAGTCATTAAATTTCCCGATATAGCCTTGCAACACAGGCGCATTTTGCTCTTGGTCAGTTTGCTTTATTTCCTGTTGCTACCCACACAACTCAGGGCTGTGACCTATGTCGACTTCATCGGTGACGACCCTGAAAAATTACCACCCTACCCGGCGCTTCATGAAGAAAGTTCTGACGACGAGCATCAAGTTGACACAATGCAATACCAATCGGTAACACCAGAAAACCCTGATCCTGATTCACCAGCGGCTGAGTCCAGTCGGGATCTGGAGCTTGCCATAAGTCTATTTACCCAGGCAGCAAAGGAAACTCCTGAAAATTTTCTTATCTCCCCTGATGGCCTCTTTCGATCGCTGGCACCAGTACTCATGGGGGCTACTGGAGAAACCAGGCGATTGCTTCAAAGCTATCTGGGAGACAGATATTCTGAGCCACCCCCTGCAGCAGCAACCGCAACATCTTCTGCTTTTGCACAGGACGACTACTTCGTCTCAAACACTCTGCTCTTGTCCGATGATCTTGTAATTAAGGAAACTTATCTTGAGGAAGCTAAACAAGTAAACGTCGATGTTCGTGAAAATATCAGGTTCCGCGACCCTGCATCTTTAGAAATCCTTGCTGATAAACTCAACGAACTATTTAGCGAATTAACCCGTGGCATGGTTCCAAAATTTTGCCACGCCAGCGAATGGTCGACAGATACCACCTTGGGACTCATAAGTTCTGTTTACTTCAAAGGGCTTTGGAGAGACTCTTTTAGTATCCGAGAAGCAGGTTCATTTACTTTACCCGACGACGACAAGGACGACGACAAGAGAGTCTTGTTGGACAAATGGATGCTGGGTGAAATCAGTTCCTCCCAATACGCAGAGCACAATTATTGGCAAGCAGTCACCGTTCCTTACCGGGGAGCCCATCAAATGATTTTAGTTTTACCTCCCGAAGGGATTATGCCCCATGAGATATCAGCAGGAACGGTAATGGCATTATTTTCATCATTAGACTCCCAAGGATTATATCCATATCAATCATCTTCAAAAATCACTATTGGACTTCCACCCTTTAAAGTTGATTCGGACATTGAGTTGAGCCGTTTTTTAAGAAAAACACCTCTAGGTGCTGTTTTTACAGGCGCCGTCCTTAGAAGCAGCCTCGAATTAGGAGCTATGCTATCTGATCCTCGAGGTGCTTCTATTAATTTGGTTCGTCAACATTGCGCAATTGAGGTTAATAAAGATGGGACCCGAGCCGCAGCTGTCACACGCATCTCTACAACGAGAGGAGGGGGAGGGGGCAGTCATAGAAAATCCATCCAATTTAATCGACCATTTGCTTATTTTGTGCGTGATGAAAAAACAGGAGAAATCCTCTTTGTTGGGCAGGTAGTTGATCCTCGAAGCACTTCAAAATCGGGTACCGGTAGCCATTAA
- a CDS encoding serpin family protein, whose amino-acid sequence MAQLIKSPDMALQHRHILLSVSLLYFLLLPSQLRAVTYVDCINDDPEKFPPCPALHEEGSDSEPQGETRPFQSATPENPDSDPRPQAAESRGNLELAISVFSQAAKVTPENFLISPDGLYRALGLILMGATGETRRLLQSYLGDNYSEPSLAAAPIATSSAQDEYSISNTMLLSSELEVKETYRERLKQVNIDFRDNINFFDRVSLESLADELNRLFSQLTHGMIPQFCYADQWSPATTMALINSIYFKGLWERSFNVRKAGKFTLRDGQRVNLNEFMVGEISFSQYTNHNDWQAVTVPYRGAHEMILVLPPKGIMPHEISAEIIMALFSSLNSGESCPSCLKIAIGLPPFKVDSDIELSHFLRKTALHPLFTSPLELGAMLSDPLAVSINMVHQHCAIEVNENGTRAAAVTHIALSRSADGSKSIQFNRPFIYVLHNKITKRILFIGQTLDPRSTSESGTGSH is encoded by the coding sequence ATGGCTCAATTAATTAAATCTCCCGATATGGCCTTACAGCACAGGCACATTTTGCTCTCAGTCAGTTTGCTTTATTTCCTGTTGCTACCCTCACAACTCAGGGCTGTGACCTATGTCGACTGCATCAATGACGATCCTGAAAAATTTCCACCCTGCCCGGCGCTTCATGAAGAAGGTTCTGACAGCGAGCCTCAAGGTGAAACAAGGCCTTTCCAATCGGCAACACCAGAAAACCCTGATTCAGATCCTCGTCCACAAGCGGCTGAGTCCAGGGGGAATCTGGAGCTTGCCATAAGTGTATTTAGTCAGGCAGCAAAAGTAACGCCTGAAAATTTTCTTATCTCCCCTGATGGCCTTTATCGAGCGCTGGGACTAATACTCATGGGGGCTACTGGAGAAACCAGGCGATTGCTTCAAAGCTACCTGGGAGATAATTATTCTGAGCCATCCCTTGCAGCAGCACCAATCGCAACATCTTCTGCACAGGACGAATACTCCATCTCAAACACTATGCTCTTGTCCAGTGAACTTGAAGTTAAGGAAACTTATCGTGAGAGACTAAAACAAGTAAACATCGATTTTCGTGATAACATCAACTTCTTCGACCGTGTATCTCTAGAAAGCCTTGCCGATGAGCTCAACAGACTATTTAGCCAGTTAACCCATGGCATGATTCCACAATTTTGCTACGCCGACCAATGGTCGCCAGCTACCACCATGGCTCTCATAAATTCTATTTACTTCAAAGGGCTTTGGGAAAGGTCTTTTAATGTCCGAAAAGCAGGTAAATTTACTTTACGCGACGGTCAGAGAGTCAATTTGAATGAATTTATGGTGGGTGAAATCAGTTTCTCCCAATACACAAATCACAATGATTGGCAAGCAGTCACCGTTCCTTACCGGGGAGCCCATGAAATGATTTTAGTTTTACCTCCCAAAGGGATCATGCCCCATGAGATATCAGCAGAAATAATAATGGCATTATTTTCATCATTAAACTCCGGGGAATCATGTCCATCATGTTTAAAAATCGCTATTGGACTTCCACCCTTTAAAGTTGATTCGGACATTGAGTTGAGCCATTTTTTAAGAAAAACAGCTCTACATCCTCTTTTTACAAGCCCCCTCGAATTAGGAGCTATGCTATCTGATCCTCTAGCTGTTTCTATTAATATGGTTCATCAACATTGCGCAATTGAGGTTAATGAAAATGGGACCCGGGCCGCAGCTGTCACACACATCGCTTTATCGCGATCGGCTGACGGGAGCAAATCCATCCAGTTCAATCGACCATTTATTTATGTATTGCATAATAAAATAACAAAAAGAATCCTCTTTATTGGGCAGACACTTGACCCTCGAAGCACTTCAGAATCGGGTACCGGTAGCCATTAA
- a CDS encoding SOS response-associated peptidase: MCGRYTLMADQINLGCLGIQQPEVNIPSYNVAPGEQVLIVKNNEQGCFETARVKWGLVPHWLQDFSRAQINARIETAADKPMFRSALRKQRCLILADGWFDWQRVGDHSQPWYIRPKSGGLCLFAGLWESYAVDDQLSFESCAILTRPAISDITPLTERMPVLLQQKQAKEWLGECYKTVLASLGKPTETISKLSFYKVGRTVNHVSNKGPECVKKLVARN; the protein is encoded by the coding sequence ATGTGTGGTCGTTACACGCTGATGGCTGATCAGATCAACCTGGGGTGTCTGGGTATCCAGCAGCCGGAAGTCAATATTCCCTCCTATAATGTTGCGCCTGGTGAACAGGTACTTATTGTCAAAAATAATGAGCAGGGCTGTTTTGAAACCGCTCGGGTTAAGTGGGGTCTGGTTCCTCACTGGCTGCAGGATTTTTCCAGAGCCCAGATCAATGCCAGAATCGAAACCGCTGCCGATAAACCAATGTTTCGCAGTGCCCTCAGAAAGCAGCGATGTCTGATTCTGGCCGATGGCTGGTTCGACTGGCAGAGGGTAGGGGATCACAGTCAGCCATGGTATATACGTCCAAAGTCGGGTGGTTTGTGTTTGTTTGCCGGTCTCTGGGAGAGCTATGCTGTGGACGACCAGTTGAGTTTCGAGTCCTGTGCGATTCTTACTCGTCCTGCTATCAGTGATATTACACCGCTGACCGAGAGAATGCCGGTTCTGCTGCAACAAAAACAGGCTAAGGAGTGGCTGGGTGAGTGCTATAAGACGGTCCTTGCGAGTCTGGGCAAACCGACTGAAACGATCAGTAAACTGTCTTTTTATAAAGTGGGCAGAACGGTGAATCATGTCTCGAACAAGGGGCCAGAGTGCGTGAAGAAACTGGTTGCTCGCAATTAA
- a CDS encoding DUF2007 domain-containing protein, which yields MIKIFSPDNLLEAQCLKDVLESHGIACHLGGSYLAGAVGELPATGLLALYVDDYDAGLAKEMIEDYLKASPVLEESDHIQEE from the coding sequence ATGATCAAGATATTCAGCCCTGACAATCTCCTTGAGGCTCAATGCCTCAAGGATGTTCTGGAGAGCCATGGCATTGCCTGCCATCTGGGAGGTAGCTATCTGGCAGGTGCCGTGGGTGAACTACCCGCTACCGGTCTGCTGGCTCTCTACGTAGACGATTACGATGCAGGCCTGGCCAAAGAGATGATCGAGGATTACCTCAAGGCGTCCCCCGTTCTGGAAGAATCTGATCACATTCAGGAAGAGTGA
- a CDS encoding 1-acyl-sn-glycerol-3-phosphate acyltransferase, producing the protein MVSLTAVIKGNHPEQMERFEEIRPYHDQEVRPVLDRLLQDRELIQALVRHQYPDMPVFLNGIAGWLTALGLRYKLKNIHDVDGLQHVIEPYLTRVIEGSTSGISFSGLDQLNKEQAYLFLSNHRDIVMDPAFVNLAVYKQGMQTVRIAIGDNLLQRPFVSDLMRLNKSFIVKRSVDGRREKLKSYQTLSAYIHDSIDTGHPVWIAQSEGRAKDGDDKTDSAIIKMLHMSRKAAETSFADSIRSMNLVPVSIAYEYDPCDMAKARELHATETRGNYEKFKGEDLQSIVTGIEGFKGKVHVAFGTPLIDEYENANQVVEEVDRQVHQNYHLFASNLIAFDRLRSAHPDVTECSLETLFERFCPEESLDSKVAEFNDRMAQCSQAHQPWLLKMYANPVINHFAGKRHVFA; encoded by the coding sequence ATGGTTTCACTCACCGCTGTTATAAAAGGCAACCACCCGGAACAGATGGAACGTTTTGAAGAAATCCGCCCCTATCACGATCAGGAAGTAAGGCCCGTCCTGGACCGCCTGTTGCAAGACCGTGAACTTATTCAGGCACTGGTGCGTCATCAATACCCTGATATGCCAGTTTTCCTTAATGGTATTGCAGGCTGGCTGACAGCCCTGGGATTACGCTACAAACTGAAGAACATACATGACGTTGATGGACTGCAACACGTCATTGAACCTTACCTGACCCGCGTCATTGAAGGCAGTACTTCCGGCATCAGTTTTTCCGGACTGGATCAGCTCAACAAAGAGCAGGCTTATCTGTTCCTGTCCAATCACCGGGACATTGTCATGGACCCGGCTTTTGTCAATCTGGCTGTTTATAAACAGGGCATGCAAACCGTTCGAATAGCTATTGGTGACAACCTGCTGCAAAGACCTTTTGTCAGCGACCTAATGCGTCTTAACAAAAGCTTTATCGTCAAACGCTCTGTGGATGGCCGCCGGGAAAAACTCAAGTCTTATCAGACACTGTCAGCCTATATTCATGACTCCATTGATACCGGACATCCCGTCTGGATCGCCCAAAGCGAAGGCCGGGCAAAAGACGGTGACGACAAAACCGACTCTGCTATCATCAAGATGCTTCACATGAGCCGAAAAGCTGCAGAAACCTCTTTTGCCGACAGCATTCGCTCCATGAACCTGGTACCGGTTTCGATTGCTTACGAATACGACCCCTGTGATATGGCCAAAGCCAGAGAGCTCCATGCCACTGAAACCAGGGGTAATTACGAAAAATTTAAAGGAGAAGACCTGCAAAGCATAGTGACCGGCATCGAAGGCTTCAAAGGCAAGGTTCATGTAGCTTTTGGTACTCCGCTGATCGACGAGTATGAAAATGCCAATCAGGTTGTTGAAGAGGTGGATCGTCAAGTTCATCAAAACTATCATCTGTTCGCTTCCAACCTGATTGCCTTTGATCGGCTCCGCAGTGCACACCCTGATGTGACAGAGTGCTCATTAGAGACCCTGTTTGAAAGATTTTGCCCGGAAGAGTCGCTCGACAGTAAAGTCGCAGAGTTCAATGATCGCATGGCCCAGTGTTCGCAAGCTCATCAACCCTGGCTCCTGAAGATGTATGCTAATCCTGTTATCAATCATTTTGCTGGAAAACGACATGTCTTTGCATAA
- a CDS encoding NGG1p interacting factor NIF3 yields MSLHKLCFFVPERHLESVKTAVFAAGAGRYEKYDNCCWQTSGQGQFRALDGSDPFIGSQGKLETVQEFKVEMICEDQYLKAAIAALRSAHPYEEPAFESWPLNAS; encoded by the coding sequence ATGTCTTTGCATAAGCTCTGTTTTTTTGTCCCTGAACGTCATCTTGAATCAGTGAAGACTGCCGTCTTTGCTGCGGGTGCCGGTCGTTACGAAAAGTACGACAACTGTTGCTGGCAAACGTCCGGACAGGGACAGTTCAGAGCGTTGGATGGCAGCGATCCTTTTATCGGTAGCCAGGGTAAGCTGGAAACCGTTCAGGAATTCAAGGTTGAAATGATCTGCGAGGACCAGTATCTCAAAGCCGCCATTGCAGCGTTGAGATCGGCACACCCTTATGAAGAGCCAGCCTTTGAAAGCTGGCCGCTAAACGCTTCCTGA